The following proteins are encoded in a genomic region of Dehalococcoidia bacterium:
- a CDS encoding type II toxin-antitoxin system HicB family antitoxin, whose protein sequence is MQRPRNFTVVIEQDDEGYLVASVPDLPGCHTQARSLDELLKRVREAISLCLEEQGQNVKVGLRLVGVHQVVV, encoded by the coding sequence ATGCAACGACCACGCAATTTCACGGTTGTCATTGAGCAGGACGACGAGGGGTATCTCGTCGCCAGCGTGCCTGATTTGCCCGGCTGCCACACGCAAGCTCGCTCCCTGGACGAGTTGCTCAAGCGCGTTCGAGAAGCCATAAGCCTCTGCCTGGAAGAGCAAGGCCAGAACGTCAAGGTCGGCCTGCGTCTTGTAGGTGTCCATCAAGTCGTCGTATGA
- a CDS encoding type II toxin-antitoxin system HicA family toxin — MSRLPALTGQAVIQALKREGFEDIRQKGSHRILRHPDGRSTVVPIHAGEDIGPGLLSKILRDARLTREEFLRLLTPRSR; from the coding sequence ATGAGTCGCCTGCCAGCCTTGACTGGACAGGCAGTAATCCAAGCCCTGAAAAGAGAAGGGTTTGAGGACATTCGTCAAAAGGGAAGCCATCGCATCCTGCGACACCCCGATGGACGATCAACCGTTGTCCCAATACACGCGGGTGAAGATATCGGCCCCGGCCTCCTGTCAAAGATTCTGCGAGACGCTCGGCTGACCCGTGAAGAGTTCCTCAGGCTGCTCACCCCACGCTCGCGCTAG
- a CDS encoding 4-hydroxyphenylacetate 3-hydroxylase family protein has product MMTGSEYKESIRRLRRPVYALGEKIEDVVDHPLTRPHVNTAALTYDLAHDPRYADLMTATSHLTGRTINRFTHIQQSTGDLVKKVKMLRLLGQKTGTCFQRCVGLDALNALYNITLQADQKHGTGYHQRFRRFLTYVQDNDLMSDGAVTDAKGDRSLPPSRQPDPDAYLHIVERRPDGVVVRGAKLHQTGAVNSHEVIVMPTTSMREEDKDYAVAFAVPAETPGLTFIFGRQSNDERKFGGEIDQGNASYGFVGGEAMIVFDDVFVPWERVFLCGEHEFTLPLVEMFTSYHRQNYGGCKTGVADVLIGATALIAQYNGVDQAAHVRDKLVEMVHLAETLYGCSIACSAEGKMTPAGTCYVDPVLANSAKLNTTRFMYEICRLSHDIAGGLLGTAPSEKDLSHPVVGPYVRKYFQGVNGTPVEARLRVARLIENISGCSALVESMHGAGSPQALKIGIARQANLPERMNMAKALLGMEDGTPR; this is encoded by the coding sequence ATGATGACCGGCAGCGAGTACAAGGAGAGCATACGCAGGCTGAGGAGGCCGGTGTACGCCCTGGGGGAGAAGATTGAGGACGTGGTGGACCACCCCCTCACCCGACCCCACGTCAACACGGCGGCCCTCACCTACGACCTGGCCCACGACCCGCGCTACGCGGACCTGATGACGGCCACATCCCACCTCACGGGCCGGACCATCAATCGGTTCACCCACATCCAGCAAAGCACCGGCGATCTGGTGAAAAAGGTGAAGATGCTGCGACTGCTGGGGCAGAAGACGGGGACATGCTTTCAACGGTGCGTGGGGCTGGACGCACTGAACGCTCTGTACAACATCACTTTGCAGGCTGACCAGAAGCACGGCACCGGCTACCACCAGCGGTTCCGCCGCTTTCTCACCTACGTCCAGGACAACGACCTGATGAGCGACGGCGCCGTGACGGACGCGAAGGGGGACCGCAGCCTCCCGCCCAGCAGGCAGCCGGATCCGGACGCCTACCTGCACATAGTGGAAAGGCGCCCGGACGGCGTCGTGGTGCGGGGAGCCAAGCTCCACCAGACGGGCGCGGTGAACTCCCACGAGGTCATCGTCATGCCCACCACCTCCATGCGGGAGGAGGACAAGGACTACGCCGTGGCCTTCGCCGTTCCCGCCGAGACCCCGGGCCTCACCTTCATCTTCGGCCGGCAGAGCAACGACGAGCGCAAGTTCGGCGGCGAGATAGACCAGGGCAACGCCTCGTACGGCTTCGTGGGCGGCGAGGCCATGATCGTCTTCGACGACGTGTTCGTTCCCTGGGAGAGGGTGTTCCTGTGCGGAGAGCATGAGTTCACCCTGCCCCTGGTGGAGATGTTCACCAGCTATCACCGGCAGAACTACGGCGGCTGCAAGACAGGCGTGGCCGATGTCCTCATCGGGGCCACCGCTCTCATCGCCCAGTACAACGGCGTGGACCAGGCGGCCCACGTCCGCGACAAGCTGGTGGAAATGGTCCACTTGGCCGAGACGCTGTACGGGTGCTCCATAGCGTGCTCCGCCGAGGGCAAGATGACCCCCGCGGGCACTTGCTACGTGGACCCCGTGCTGGCGAACTCGGCCAAGCTGAACACCACCAGGTTCATGTACGAGATATGCCGCCTGTCCCACGACATCGCGGGCGGGCTGCTGGGCACGGCGCCCTCGGAGAAGGACCTGTCTCATCCCGTGGTGGGCCCCTACGTTCGCAAGTACTTCCAGGGGGTGAACGGGACGCCCGTCGAGGCCCGGCTGCGGGTGGCCCGCCTCATCGAAAACATAAGCGGCTGCTCTGCCCTGGTGGAGTCCATGCACGGGGCGGGATCCCCGCAGGCGCTGAAGATCGGCATCGCCCGCCAGGCCAATCTCCCGGAGCGCATGAACATGGCGAAGGCCCTGCTGGGTATGGAGGACGGGACGCCGCGATGA
- a CDS encoding FAD-dependent oxidoreductase: MGQSIETIIIGGGQAGLSTSYHLAQRGCEHIVLEQAAQAGNAWRNGRWDSFTLLTPNWSFRLPGAEYHGNAPDGFMARDDIVACFEQYVERFHLPVRYGVRVTSVVRKADGKGYLVRTEETAWEAQHVVMATGLFQQPKIPSCRTDLSARITQLDSGKYRNPQALPPGAVLVVGSAQSGCQIAEELYQNGRRVYLCVGGAGRVPRRYRGKDVYEWLHLSGFLDRTADKLPSPKAKFTGNPHVSGRDGGRALNLHQFARDGVVLLGRLQGARDNTIWLADDLKDSLAKADKFEAEVVKLTDNFIAQNGLNAPPENLPQLRDGYDADAITKLDLHSVGITTIIWAMGYVFDFSLVKLPIFDSDGYPVQKRGVTDYPGLFFIGLPWLYKQKSGLLIGVGEDADFIASAIAARKR, encoded by the coding sequence ATGGGTCAGTCAATAGAAACAATCATCATTGGCGGGGGACAGGCTGGGTTATCCACCAGCTACCACCTGGCGCAACGAGGCTGCGAACATATCGTGCTCGAACAAGCCGCGCAAGCAGGCAATGCCTGGCGTAACGGCCGCTGGGATTCCTTCACTCTCCTCACCCCTAACTGGTCGTTTCGATTGCCTGGCGCAGAGTATCATGGCAACGCGCCAGATGGTTTCATGGCGCGTGACGACATCGTCGCTTGCTTCGAGCAATACGTCGAACGCTTTCATCTCCCTGTCCGCTACGGGGTGCGGGTCACCTCAGTCGTTCGAAAAGCAGATGGCAAGGGCTATCTGGTCAGAACAGAGGAGACCGCTTGGGAAGCGCAACATGTGGTGATGGCTACGGGCCTGTTTCAGCAGCCCAAAATACCCTCCTGCCGTACCGACCTGTCCGCACGGATCACCCAGCTTGACTCGGGTAAATACCGCAATCCCCAGGCGCTACCGCCCGGTGCGGTGCTGGTGGTCGGCAGCGCCCAGTCAGGTTGCCAGATCGCAGAGGAGTTGTACCAGAATGGACGCAGGGTCTACTTATGTGTCGGCGGCGCTGGGCGTGTTCCCCGTCGGTATCGAGGTAAGGACGTTTACGAGTGGCTGCACCTGAGCGGGTTTCTGGACCGAACGGCGGACAAGCTGCCATCGCCCAAAGCCAAGTTCACAGGCAATCCGCACGTCTCTGGCCGGGATGGTGGACGGGCACTCAATCTGCACCAGTTTGCACGAGACGGCGTGGTGTTGCTGGGGCGCCTCCAAGGCGCGCGTGACAACACCATTTGGTTAGCCGACGACCTGAAGGATAGCCTCGCCAAGGCGGACAAGTTCGAAGCCGAGGTCGTAAAACTGACCGATAACTTCATCGCGCAGAACGGGCTGAATGCTCCTCCGGAGAATCTGCCGCAACTCCGCGATGGTTATGACGCGGACGCGATCACCAAACTAGACCTGCACTCTGTTGGTATCACGACCATCATTTGGGCGATGGGATATGTGTTCGACTTCAGTCTTGTCAAGTTGCCCATCTTTGATAGCGACGGGTATCCGGTCCAGAAACGTGGCGTGACTGACTACCCCGGGTTATTCTTTATTGGCTTGCCCTGGTTATACAAACAAAAGTCCGGGTTGCTCATCGGTGTCGGAGAAGACGCCGACTTTATTGCGTCCGCGATTGCAGCAAGAAAGCGGTAA